A segment of the Fusobacterium ulcerans genome:
AATAAATCACCATGGTTGGCAGGAATAGAAACTGGAGAAGAATTTGAAATAGCTGTATCACATGGAGAGGGAAGATTCTTTGCCAATGATGATGTTATTAAAAAACTATTTGAAAATGGACAGGTTGCAACTCAATATGTAAATCTTGATGGAATTCCTACTAATGAGTTTAGATTTAACCCTAATGCTTCTACTTGTGCTATTGAAGGAATTACTTCAATAGATGGTAAAGTATTTGGTAAAATGGGACACTCTGAAAGAGCAGGAAAGAATATTTTCAAAAATATTACTGGAAACAAAGAGCAGAAAATATTTGAAAATGGAGTTAAATACTTTAAATAGAATTTAAATATTTTAAATAATAGATATTCTCAGGAGGATAATAAAAGATGAAAGTTGCCATAATATTTGGTAGTAAATCAGATACAGATAAAATGAAGGGAGCAGCTAACTGCTTAAAAGAGTTTGGAATTGAGTACTCAGCTCACGTTCTTTCTGCTCACAGAGTGCCAGAAAAATTAGAAGAGACATTAGAAAAATTAGAAAAAGATGGATATGAAGTAATAATAGCAGGAGCTGGGCTGGCTGCCCACCTTCCTGGTGTTATAGCATCTAAAACTGTACTTCCTGGAATAGGGGTGCCAATCGAGGCAGCTTTTAACGGTATGGATGCACTTCTTTCAATAGTGCAGATGCCTAAATCTATTCCAGTAGCAACTGTAGGAGTAAATAATTCATACAATGCTGGAATGCTTGCTGTACAAATGCTTTCTTTAAAATGTCCTGAATTAAAAGAGAAACTTGTAAAATTCAGAAAAGACATGAAAGCAAAATTTATAGCTGATAATGAAACTGGGGTAGAGCTATAAGATAATCTAGTCAAAAATTTTTAATTTTTAATACATTAACTATTTCTAGGAGGAAAAAAAGAAATGTCTGCACAAAAAAAAGAATTTATCTATGAAGGAAAAGCTAAACAAGTATATTCAACTGATGACGAGAATCTAGTTGTTATCCATTACAAAGATGATGCAACAGCAGGTAACGGAGCTAAAAAAGGAACTATCGAAAACAAAGGAATAATGAATAACAAAATAACTGCTATGTTGTTTGAAATGCTTGAAAAAAATGGAATAAAAACTCACTTGGTAGAAGTACTTAATGACAGAGATCAACTTTGTCAAAAAGTAAAAATATTCCCATTAGAAGTAATAGTAAGAAACGTTATAGCTGGATCAATGGCTAAAAGAGTAGGAGTAGAAGAGGGAACTAAACCTGTAAATACTATATTTGAAATCTGCTATAAAAATGATGCTTATGGAGATCCATTAATCAACGATCACCATGCAGTTGCATTAGGACTTGCTACTTATGAAGAATTAGCTGAAATCTACAGAATAACTGGAGAGATCAACAACTTACTAAAAACTTCTTTTGATAAAATCGGAATTACTTTAGTTGACTTCAAAATAGAATTTGGTAAAAATAGTAAAGGAGAAATCCTTCTTGCAGATGAAATCACTCCAGATACTTGCAGATTATGGGATAAAGAAACTGGTATGAAATTGGATAAAGATAGATTCAGAAGAGATTTAGGCGGAATCGAAGAAGCGTATATTGAAGTTTTAAAAAGATTGGGGGCTGAATAATGAACTGCACAGAAATGATGTTAGCAAAGGACAAAATGGAAGAGGAATGTGGAGTTTTCGGAGTATATAGTAAAACTCAAAAAGAAGTTTCACAATTAACTTACTATGCCCTATATGCTCTTCAACACAGAGGACAGGAAAGTGCAGGAATAACTGTCTCAAATAATGGAGAATTAGTAACATATAAGGGGATGGGACTTACAGCTGATGTATTTACTCAAGAAACTTTGAATAATCTTCAAGGGAACGCAGCAATAGGACATGTAAGATATTCTACTACTGGTGAAAGCAAAATAGAAAATGCACAGCCTTTAGAAAGTAGATTTAAACTTGGTCAGATAGCAGTTGCTCACAATGGAAATCTGACAAATACAAGAGTAATAAGAGAATTATTAGAAGATGGTGGAGCTACATTCACTTCAACTACTGACTCAGAAGTAATAATCAAAATGGTAGCAAGAAAAGCTGTAAATGGTTTTGAAGAAGCTATCAGAAGTACAGTTGGAGCGATAAAAGGAGCTTATGCTCTAGTAATACTAGCAGACAACAAACTTATAGGAGTAAGAGATCCATATGGAATCAGACCTCTATGCCTTGGAATGAATGAAGAGGGAGATTACTTCCTTGCTTCTGAATCATGTGCTATAGATTCTATAGGTGGACATTTAATAAGAGATGTAGAAGCTGGAGAAATGGTAATCATAGATGAAACAGGAGTTAAATCAATCAGATATGCTGAAAATAATAAAGTAGCACCTTGTTCATTTGAGCACATTTACTTTGCTAGACCTGACAGTATCATAGATGGGATAAATGTATATGAAGCTAGAGTAAGAGCTGGAAGACTTCTAGCTAAACAGATGAAAATAGAAGCTGACATTGTTATTGGAGTGCCAGATTCTGGAATACCAGCAGCTATTGGATATGCTGAAGAAAGCGGAATACCATATGCTATGGGACTTATCAAAAACAAATATATTGGAAGAACATTCATTAAACCAACTCAAGCTTTAAGAGAGCAGGCTGTAATGGTAAAACTTAATCCATTAAGAGTACAGCTTGAAGGAAAAAGAGTAGTAATAATTGATGACTCTCTAGTAAGAGGAACAACAAGTAAAATACTTATTGATTTAATAAGAAGAGCAGGAGCAAAGGAAGTTCACTTCAGATCAGCTTCTCCGGCAGTTAAATATTCTTGTTTCTATGGAATAGATACAGCACATAGAGATGAGCTTATAGCTGCTAGAATGACAGTTGATGAAATCAGAAAAGAGATAAATGCAGATACATTGGATTATTTATCAATGGATAATATGATAAAATCATTAGATTGTAAAGATTATTGTGTAGGATGTTTCAATGGAGTATATCCTATGTGCACACCAACAGAAGAGTAAAAAAATTATTTGGGAGGAAAAAATGGCAATTTCTTATAAAGAAGCTGGAGTAGATAAAGAAGAGGGTTACAAAGCAGTAGAACTTATGAAAAAAGCAGTGGCTAAAACTCAAAACAGTAGTGTACTTAATGGACTTGGAAGTTTTGGAGCTATGTATGAATTAGGAAAATATGAAAATCCTGTATTAGTTTCTGGAACTGATGGAGTAGGAACAAAACTTGAAGTAGCATTAACATCAAAAAAATATGATACTGTAGGAATAGATGCTGTGGCCATGTGTGTAAATGACGTACTTTGTCATGGAGCACAACCTATATTCTTCTTAGACTATCTAGCTTGTGGAAAACTAGATGCTGAAGTAGCTGCTGAACTTGTGTCAGGAGTTGCAGAGGGATGTTATCAGGCAGGAGCTGCACTTATAGGTGGAGAAACTGCTGAAATGCCTGGATTCTATAAAGTGGGAGATTATGATATTGCTGGGTTCTGTGTAGGAGCAGTAGAAAAATCTAAAATAGTAAATGGAAGTACAACTTCTGAAGGAGATATCCTTATAGCTATCCCATCTTCTGGAGTACATAGTAATGGATTCTCTTTAGTAAGAAAAGTAATAACTGATTATACTAAAGATTTCAATGGAAAACCTATCAGTGAAACTCTTTTAACACCTACAAAAATATATGTTAAAGCTGTAATGGCTGTATTAGAAAAATATAATATAAAAGGAATGGCTCACATAACTGGTGGAGGACTTCCTGAAAATCTACCTAGAACTATAAGTGAAGGACATCAACCTGTAGTATTCAAAGAAAAATTAAGAGTTCTTGATATATTCAAATATATTCAAAAAGAGGGAGAAATTCCTGAGAATGAAATGTTTGGAACATTCAACATGGGAGTAGGATTTGTTCTAGTAGTAGACCCTAAAGATAAAGAGGGTGTAATAGAAGAATTAGCAAAACATGGAGAAGAAGCTTTTGAAATAGGATATGTTCAAAAGGGAGAGAAAGGCCTATGTTTAAGATAGCAGTATTAGTATCAGGAGGAGGAAGCAATCTTCAATCTATAATAGAGAAGTCAAAAAGCGGCGAGCTGGCATGTGAAGTAGCCTGCGTCATTGGAGACAGAGAATGTTATGGAGTGGAGAGAGCAGCTGAGCAAGGGATAGTAAGCTGTATTTTAGATAGAAAAGTCTTTAAAAAGGAATTG
Coding sequences within it:
- the purC gene encoding phosphoribosylaminoimidazolesuccinocarboxamide synthase, yielding MSAQKKEFIYEGKAKQVYSTDDENLVVIHYKDDATAGNGAKKGTIENKGIMNNKITAMLFEMLEKNGIKTHLVEVLNDRDQLCQKVKIFPLEVIVRNVIAGSMAKRVGVEEGTKPVNTIFEICYKNDAYGDPLINDHHAVALGLATYEELAEIYRITGEINNLLKTSFDKIGITLVDFKIEFGKNSKGEILLADEITPDTCRLWDKETGMKLDKDRFRRDLGGIEEAYIEVLKRLGAE
- the purE gene encoding 5-(carboxyamino)imidazole ribonucleotide mutase, with translation MKVAIIFGSKSDTDKMKGAANCLKEFGIEYSAHVLSAHRVPEKLEETLEKLEKDGYEVIIAGAGLAAHLPGVIASKTVLPGIGVPIEAAFNGMDALLSIVQMPKSIPVATVGVNNSYNAGMLAVQMLSLKCPELKEKLVKFRKDMKAKFIADNETGVEL
- the purF gene encoding amidophosphoribosyltransferase, whose product is MNCTEMMLAKDKMEEECGVFGVYSKTQKEVSQLTYYALYALQHRGQESAGITVSNNGELVTYKGMGLTADVFTQETLNNLQGNAAIGHVRYSTTGESKIENAQPLESRFKLGQIAVAHNGNLTNTRVIRELLEDGGATFTSTTDSEVIIKMVARKAVNGFEEAIRSTVGAIKGAYALVILADNKLIGVRDPYGIRPLCLGMNEEGDYFLASESCAIDSIGGHLIRDVEAGEMVIIDETGVKSIRYAENNKVAPCSFEHIYFARPDSIIDGINVYEARVRAGRLLAKQMKIEADIVIGVPDSGIPAAIGYAEESGIPYAMGLIKNKYIGRTFIKPTQALREQAVMVKLNPLRVQLEGKRVVIIDDSLVRGTTSKILIDLIRRAGAKEVHFRSASPAVKYSCFYGIDTAHRDELIAARMTVDEIRKEINADTLDYLSMDNMIKSLDCKDYCVGCFNGVYPMCTPTEE
- the purM gene encoding phosphoribosylformylglycinamidine cyclo-ligase produces the protein MAISYKEAGVDKEEGYKAVELMKKAVAKTQNSSVLNGLGSFGAMYELGKYENPVLVSGTDGVGTKLEVALTSKKYDTVGIDAVAMCVNDVLCHGAQPIFFLDYLACGKLDAEVAAELVSGVAEGCYQAGAALIGGETAEMPGFYKVGDYDIAGFCVGAVEKSKIVNGSTTSEGDILIAIPSSGVHSNGFSLVRKVITDYTKDFNGKPISETLLTPTKIYVKAVMAVLEKYNIKGMAHITGGGLPENLPRTISEGHQPVVFKEKLRVLDIFKYIQKEGEIPENEMFGTFNMGVGFVLVVDPKDKEGVIEELAKHGEEAFEIGYVQKGEKGLCLR